From a single Gemmatimonadota bacterium genomic region:
- a CDS encoding DMT family transporter, whose protein sequence is MERSLRRDLVRAGLLGGVRHRDFVHHLELRGPGHRRQPNRDLQLHHSGLCGRRRVGGPGRTAGVEPGGRGGVGLCRGVLEPADQRTGVTAKRWSRHDVGLVVVSLIWGGNYSVSKIALGHVSPVIFAALRFGISTALLWLLVWGLKQSGPVSWGTIRRLLGWGVVGHTLNQLAFLYGLQSTTATNSAVIFGNLPVVVALLSVVLGSERPTPRVWLGIVLGTVGVAVVVGAKGIHFSAETMRGDGLSLLALLFWAMFTLGVRHAALGLNSAQVTALTHLGGTPGLMLAAVPVVGGFEIGSLHPSVWVALAYSSILSSVVASVLWTRSLKALGGSRTALYNCITPVFAAVAAWILLGEKPVPLQGVGAALVIIGVLVSRAPGEAEEP, encoded by the coding sequence GTGGAGCGGTCTCTCCGCCGGGACTTGGTTCGCGCTGGTCTTCTCGGCGGTGTTCGCCATCGTGATTTCGTACATCATCTGGAGCTACGCGGTCCGGGCCATCGGCGGCAGCCGAACCGCGATCTACAACTGCATCACTCCGGTCTTTGCGGCCGGCGTCGCGTGGGTGGTCCTGGGCGAACGGCTGGTGTGGAGCCAGGGGGTCGGGGCGGGGTTGGTCTTTGCCGGGGTGTTCTTGAGCCGGCGGACCAGCGCACCGGCGTGACCGCCAAACGATGGTCTCGCCACGATGTCGGCTTGGTGGTCGTCTCGCTGATTTGGGGCGGCAACTACAGCGTCTCGAAGATCGCCCTTGGGCACGTTTCCCCAGTCATTTTCGCGGCCCTCCGATTCGGCATCAGCACCGCGCTCCTCTGGTTGCTGGTGTGGGGCCTCAAACAGTCCGGGCCGGTCAGCTGGGGCACGATTCGGAGACTGCTTGGGTGGGGGGTGGTCGGCCACACGCTCAACCAGCTGGCGTTCCTCTACGGCCTCCAATCCACCACCGCCACCAACAGCGCGGTGATCTTCGGCAACCTGCCGGTGGTCGTGGCACTCCTCAGTGTCGTGCTCGGATCCGAACGCCCCACGCCCCGGGTGTGGCTCGGGATTGTGCTCGGGACCGTTGGCGTTGCGGTGGTCGTCGGGGCCAAGGGCATCCATTTCAGTGCCGAGACAATGCGAGGGGACGGCTTGAGTCTGCTCGCGCTGCTCTTCTGGGCCATGTTCACCCTTGGTGTCCGTCACGCCGCCCTCGGTCTCAACTCGGCGCAAGTCACGGCCTTGACTCATTTAGGGGGAACCCCCGGGCTGATGCTCGCCGCGGTGCCGGTGGTTGGAGGGTTCGAGATCGGGTCACTCCACCCGAGCGTGTGGGTGGCCCTCGCGTATTCGTCGATCCTGTCGTCGGTGGTGGCATCGGTACTCTGGACCCGGAGTCTCAAAGCACTAGGCGGCAGCCGGACCGCACTCTACAACTGCATCACCCCGGTCTTTGCCGCCGTCGCCGCGTGGATTCTTCTCGGGGAAAAACCAGTGCCGCTCCAAGGGGTCGGAGCGGCACTGGTCATTATCGGCGTATTGGTGAGCCGGGCCCCCGGCGAGGCCGAGGAACCTTAA
- a CDS encoding DMT family transporter, protein MPTRLPSAERRVLSAELGMLFVALIWGANFSANKFALAAIPPIAFAAVRFALSSLLFLAIVTYLNPVPRIPPRTAWLLAGLGVVGNTGYQIAFMTGLVTTSAINASLVLASLPVVVAVLSAVLGVERASGRLWLGILVATAGVVLVVAAQGATFSVLTMRGDLLVLAASVCWAAFTVGIRFVGHDQNPLRVAALTTYAGTPGLVLASYPELRALGWSGLSAGTWFALVFSAVFAIVISYIIWSYAVRAIGGSRTAIYNCITPVFAAGVAWVVLGERLVWSQGVGAGLVFAGVFLSRRTSAPA, encoded by the coding sequence ATGCCAACCCGTCTGCCGAGCGCCGAGCGCCGAGTCCTGAGTGCCGAGCTCGGCATGCTGTTCGTGGCCCTGATCTGGGGGGCCAATTTCAGCGCCAATAAGTTCGCGTTGGCGGCCATTCCGCCGATTGCATTCGCCGCGGTTCGATTTGCGTTGTCGAGTCTGCTGTTCCTCGCGATCGTCACCTACCTCAACCCGGTGCCACGGATTCCCCCCCGGACGGCGTGGTTGCTGGCGGGGCTCGGCGTGGTCGGGAACACCGGCTATCAAATCGCCTTTATGACCGGCCTGGTTACCACCAGCGCGATCAACGCGTCCCTCGTTCTGGCCTCGTTGCCGGTCGTCGTGGCCGTCTTGTCTGCGGTCCTCGGGGTGGAGCGAGCCTCCGGCAGGCTCTGGCTCGGCATTCTGGTGGCGACGGCTGGGGTCGTGCTGGTGGTCGCGGCTCAGGGCGCGACCTTCTCGGTCCTGACGATGCGGGGCGATCTCCTGGTGCTTGCGGCCTCGGTGTGCTGGGCGGCCTTCACGGTCGGGATTCGGTTCGTTGGCCATGACCAAAACCCGCTCAGGGTGGCGGCGCTCACCACCTACGCCGGCACCCCGGGCCTCGTGCTCGCATCCTACCCGGAGCTCCGGGCTCTCGGGTGGAGCGGTCTCTCCGCCGGGACTTGGTTCGCGCTGGTCTTCTCGGCGGTGTTCGCCATCGTGATTTCGTACATCATCTGGAGCTACGCGGTCCGGGCCATCGGCGGCAGCCGAACCGCGATCTACAACTGCATCACTCCGGTCTTTGCGGCCGGCGTCGCGTGGGTGGTCCTGGGCGAACGGCTGGTGTGGAGCCAGGGGGTCGGGGCGGGGTTGGTCTTTGCCGGGGTGTTCTTGAGCCGGCGGACCAGCGCACCGGCGTGA
- a CDS encoding elongation factor 4, producing the protein MKQERIRNFCIVAHIDHGKSTLADRLIETTGTLGKRQMREQVLDTMDLERERGITIKLNACRMSYHAKDGIEYQLNLIDTPGHVDFTYEVSRSLAACEGAVLVVDASQGVQAQTLSNLFLAMEAGLEIVPVLNKIDLPGAEPEKRALELMELLGVAREDILAVSAKEGTGVPELLEAIVAKVPMPRGNPGLPLRALVFDSYYDRYRGAVPTVRVVDGTITKGTKIHFGSHPDNVYEVAEVGFPALGKFETDRLSAGEVGYVVASVRGVRDARVGDTILDATNPATELLAGYREVRSMVFAGVYPTTTDQYEDLRDALEKLQINDASLNYQPESSLALGFGFRCGFLGLLHMEIVQERLEREFNLALITTVPTVEYHVLLTNGQEMVVENPSTLPESGLRARIDEPYVKARIVSPTDYIGAIMKLGQDRRGVYNGMHFIDPTRVEFSFDFPLGEIVLDFYDRLKSLSRGYASLDYEMAGYRTSDLVKLDLLINGEQIDAFSVIVHEDKANDWGRKIAEKLKELIPRQLFPVAIQAAIGAKIICRETVSALRKDVLAKCYGGDITRKRKLLEKQKEGKKRMKQIGQVEIPQEAFLAVLQVDSD; encoded by the coding sequence ATGAAGCAGGAACGAATCCGGAATTTTTGTATCGTGGCCCACATCGACCACGGTAAATCGACCCTGGCGGATCGGCTGATCGAGACGACCGGGACGTTGGGCAAACGACAGATGCGCGAGCAGGTCCTCGACACGATGGACCTGGAGCGGGAGCGTGGGATCACGATCAAGCTCAACGCCTGCCGGATGTCCTATCACGCCAAGGACGGGATCGAGTACCAGCTCAACTTGATCGATACCCCGGGGCATGTGGACTTCACCTACGAGGTGTCGCGGTCACTGGCGGCGTGTGAGGGCGCGGTGCTCGTCGTCGATGCCTCGCAGGGGGTGCAGGCCCAAACGCTTTCCAACCTGTTCCTGGCGATGGAAGCCGGCCTCGAGATCGTGCCGGTCCTCAACAAGATCGATCTTCCCGGAGCCGAACCGGAAAAGCGGGCCCTTGAGCTGATGGAATTGCTGGGGGTAGCCCGCGAGGACATTCTGGCGGTGTCGGCGAAGGAAGGGACCGGGGTTCCGGAACTACTCGAAGCCATTGTCGCCAAAGTGCCGATGCCCCGGGGCAACCCGGGCTTGCCCCTCCGGGCGTTGGTGTTCGATTCGTATTACGACCGCTATCGCGGCGCCGTCCCGACCGTCCGGGTCGTGGACGGGACCATCACCAAGGGGACCAAGATCCACTTCGGATCCCATCCGGACAACGTCTACGAGGTGGCCGAAGTCGGATTCCCCGCACTCGGCAAATTCGAAACCGACCGGCTGAGCGCGGGCGAGGTCGGCTATGTGGTCGCCAGCGTCCGGGGCGTCCGCGATGCCCGGGTCGGCGACACCATTCTCGACGCCACCAATCCCGCCACGGAGTTGCTGGCCGGATACCGGGAAGTCCGGTCAATGGTGTTTGCCGGCGTGTACCCGACCACCACCGACCAATACGAAGATCTCCGGGACGCCCTGGAGAAGCTCCAGATCAACGATGCCAGCCTCAACTACCAGCCGGAGTCGTCGCTGGCCCTCGGGTTCGGGTTCCGGTGCGGATTTCTCGGGCTCCTCCACATGGAAATCGTCCAGGAGCGATTGGAGCGGGAGTTCAATCTCGCGCTGATCACCACGGTACCGACGGTGGAGTATCATGTCTTGCTCACCAACGGCCAGGAAATGGTGGTTGAGAACCCGTCGACCCTCCCGGAGTCGGGATTGCGGGCCCGGATCGATGAGCCCTACGTCAAAGCCCGGATCGTGTCGCCGACGGACTACATCGGCGCGATCATGAAGCTGGGCCAGGACCGCCGCGGGGTCTACAACGGCATGCATTTCATCGATCCGACCCGGGTCGAGTTCAGTTTCGACTTTCCGCTGGGCGAGATCGTGCTGGATTTTTATGACCGGCTGAAATCGCTGTCACGGGGATACGCGTCGCTCGATTACGAAATGGCCGGATACCGGACCAGCGACTTGGTCAAACTCGATCTCCTGATCAACGGCGAGCAGATCGACGCCTTCAGCGTCATCGTCCATGAGGACAAAGCCAACGACTGGGGCCGGAAGATCGCCGAGAAGCTCAAGGAGCTGATTCCGCGGCAATTGTTTCCAGTGGCCATTCAGGCGGCCATCGGGGCCAAGATCATCTGCCGGGAAACCGTCTCGGCCCTCCGCAAGGACGTGCTGGCCAAGTGCTACGGGGGCGACATCACCCGGAAGCGCAAGCTCCTCGAGAAGCAGAAAGAGGGCAAGAAGCGGATGAAGCAGATCGGCCAGGTCGAAATTCCCCAAGAAGCCTTCCTGGCGGTACTCCAAGTCGATAGCGACTAG
- a CDS encoding glycosyltransferase family 9 protein: MSQDGERASDRTLVIQTAFLGDVVLTTGLLSALAAEHGPVDVLVTPAAHPLVVTHPAVRKALTYDKRGKDRGFAAWGRLARALAAEQYARVYLPHRSFRSATLARAAKIPIRIGFAGGAAALWYTVRVPRPVGGHEAERLLALAVPATGRTATIRVELTEDDRAEAYAWLASRGIGDGFVAAAPGSIWGTKRWPGFGDLARLLPGRIVVIGGPDDQEAAQVVVDAAPDRVASAAGAVSLRVSAAILERAGVLVTNDSAPLHLASATGTPTVAIFGPTTPALGFGPRAPQAAIIERTDLGCRPCSDHGPVRCPLGHHRCMREIPATMVRDTILALVR, translated from the coding sequence ATGAGCCAAGACGGCGAGCGGGCTTCCGACCGAACCTTGGTCATCCAGACCGCATTCTTGGGCGATGTGGTGTTGACCACCGGCCTCTTGTCGGCGCTGGCTGCCGAGCACGGTCCGGTGGATGTCTTGGTCACCCCGGCGGCCCATCCCCTTGTCGTCACCCATCCGGCGGTTCGGAAGGCACTCACCTACGACAAGCGCGGCAAAGACCGAGGGTTCGCGGCCTGGGGACGTTTGGCCCGAGCCCTGGCGGCCGAACAGTATGCCCGGGTCTATCTCCCCCACCGGTCGTTCCGATCGGCCACCCTGGCGCGGGCCGCCAAGATCCCGATCCGAATCGGCTTTGCCGGCGGGGCCGCGGCCCTGTGGTACACGGTCCGGGTGCCGAGACCAGTCGGCGGACATGAGGCCGAGCGGCTGCTGGCCCTGGCGGTGCCGGCCACCGGGCGAACGGCAACAATCCGAGTGGAACTGACCGAGGACGACCGAGCCGAGGCGTATGCGTGGCTCGCCTCCCGGGGCATTGGTGATGGCTTCGTGGCCGCCGCGCCGGGGTCGATTTGGGGAACTAAACGGTGGCCCGGGTTCGGGGATCTGGCTCGACTGCTGCCGGGGCGGATCGTGGTGATCGGCGGGCCGGACGACCAGGAAGCCGCCCAGGTGGTGGTCGACGCCGCCCCGGACCGGGTGGCCAGCGCCGCGGGGGCGGTGTCCCTCCGGGTGTCAGCGGCCATCCTCGAGCGGGCCGGGGTCCTGGTGACGAACGACTCCGCCCCGCTCCACCTCGCGAGCGCGACGGGCACCCCGACCGTGGCCATCTTCGGACCGACCACCCCGGCGCTCGGGTTTGGCCCCCGGGCCCCCCAGGCGGCGATCATCGAGCGGACCGACTTGGGGTGCCGCCCCTGCTCCGACCACGGGCCGGTCCGCTGCCCGCTTGGTCATCATCGCTGTATGCGCGAGATTCCGGCCACTATGGTTCGAGACACCATCCTGGCACTGGTCCGATAG
- a CDS encoding ROK family protein, whose translation MRYVMGVDIGGTNLVVGAVVADGGRVVGLRTEPTGATHGAESVIDRIVAMARATMADTRRIDPNAEFDGVGIGSPGPLNRTTGIVILTPNLGWVDMPVRDRIGTALGLPAWLDNDANCAMAGEWWVGAAKGARHAVTFTLGTGIGGGIVIDGRLLHGASDVAAEIGHITIETNGRRCGCGNDGCLEAYASGPAIARRALEMIEAGAESSIPSLVGGVLARIGAETVYAAAATGDPLALEVVQDTAKYLGVGVANLINILNPEVVVICGGVTQAGDRLFTPLRREVARRAFRPAVQACRIVPGLLPGTAGVVGAAKVFLDAHP comes from the coding sequence ATGCGATACGTCATGGGAGTCGACATTGGCGGCACCAACCTCGTGGTGGGGGCGGTGGTCGCGGACGGTGGCCGGGTCGTCGGGCTCCGGACCGAACCGACCGGCGCCACCCACGGGGCCGAGAGCGTCATCGACCGGATCGTCGCGATGGCCCGGGCCACGATGGCAGACACCCGGCGGATCGATCCCAACGCGGAGTTCGACGGCGTCGGGATCGGATCGCCGGGGCCGCTCAACCGCACGACCGGGATCGTGATTCTGACCCCGAACCTCGGCTGGGTCGACATGCCGGTCCGCGACCGGATCGGCACCGCCCTCGGCCTGCCGGCCTGGCTCGACAACGACGCCAACTGCGCCATGGCCGGCGAATGGTGGGTCGGGGCCGCGAAGGGCGCCCGTCACGCCGTGACGTTCACGTTAGGCACCGGCATCGGCGGTGGGATCGTCATCGACGGCCGCCTCCTCCATGGGGCATCGGACGTCGCGGCGGAAATCGGCCATATCACGATCGAGACCAACGGCCGGCGGTGCGGCTGCGGGAACGATGGTTGCCTCGAAGCCTATGCCTCCGGACCCGCGATTGCCCGGCGGGCCCTCGAGATGATCGAGGCCGGCGCAGAATCATCGATTCCGTCGCTGGTTGGCGGCGTGCTGGCCCGGATCGGTGCCGAGACCGTTTATGCGGCGGCCGCGACCGGGGATCCCTTGGCCCTCGAAGTCGTCCAGGACACGGCCAAGTATCTTGGGGTCGGGGTCGCGAACCTGATCAACATCTTGAACCCCGAAGTCGTGGTCATTTGCGGTGGGGTGACCCAAGCCGGAGACCGCCTGTTCACACCGTTGCGGCGCGAGGTGGCGCGGCGGGCGTTCCGGCCGGCGGTGCAAGCCTGCCGGATCGTGCCGGGTCTCCTGCCGGGAACGGCCGGGGTCGTGGGGGCGGCCAAGGTCTTCCTCGATGCCCACCCGTAA
- a CDS encoding carbohydrate kinase family protein translates to MPTRKLGVLGSLVWDEIHGRDPLIPVAEEWGGIAYALAGFDAALSEDWDIVPLVKVGRDLAGPAEAFLRTLSHRSPTARFLEVPTPNNRVVLRYHSAERRCERMSGGVPGWTWAELGPLVMDLDAVYVNFISGFEMCLGTASALRDGFAGPIYADLHSLLLGMGGDGLRSLQPLPDAPNWFRCFDLLQVNEDEMAQLSTDPLGLASAVLGAGASALLVTLGPRGAAYVAAPGFDRLADRSERSNGRAGTVRTARIDAAPVDATDPTGCGDVFGATVFAGLLRGETLEASVDAGNRAAGRNATFRGASALNHHLRGSLLTL, encoded by the coding sequence ATGCCCACCCGTAAGCTCGGCGTGCTCGGGTCGCTCGTCTGGGACGAGATCCACGGCCGCGACCCCCTCATTCCGGTCGCCGAGGAGTGGGGCGGGATTGCCTACGCCTTGGCCGGGTTTGACGCCGCGTTGAGCGAGGACTGGGACATCGTCCCCTTGGTCAAGGTGGGACGCGACTTGGCCGGTCCGGCGGAGGCGTTTCTGCGGACCCTTAGCCACCGGAGTCCGACCGCCCGGTTTCTCGAAGTCCCGACCCCCAACAACCGGGTCGTCCTTCGGTATCATTCGGCGGAGCGACGGTGCGAACGGATGTCGGGCGGTGTTCCGGGGTGGACCTGGGCGGAACTCGGGCCCTTGGTCATGGATCTTGACGCGGTCTACGTCAACTTCATCTCCGGGTTCGAGATGTGCCTGGGCACGGCCTCGGCCTTGCGGGACGGTTTTGCCGGGCCGATCTATGCCGACCTCCACAGCTTGCTTCTCGGGATGGGAGGCGACGGATTGCGAAGCCTTCAGCCGCTCCCCGATGCGCCGAACTGGTTTCGATGCTTCGATTTGCTCCAGGTCAACGAGGACGAAATGGCGCAACTGTCCACCGACCCCCTCGGACTCGCGAGCGCCGTCTTGGGCGCGGGGGCGTCGGCCCTACTGGTCACGTTAGGTCCCCGCGGGGCCGCCTATGTCGCGGCGCCCGGGTTCGACCGCCTGGCCGATCGGTCCGAGCGATCGAACGGGCGGGCCGGTACGGTGCGCACGGCGCGGATCGACGCCGCCCCGGTCGACGCCACCGACCCCACCGGATGCGGCGACGTGTTCGGCGCCACGGTCTTTGCCGGTCTGCTCCGGGGCGAAACTCTCGAAGCGAGTGTCGACGCTGGAAATCGGGCCGCCGGGCGGAACGCGACGTTCCGAGGCGCTTCGGCACTGAACCATCATCTTCGAGGGTCGTTGCTCACTCTATGA
- a CDS encoding ATP-binding protein: MIHVVPVPASLDDRSLDALAQALPSWPPPAERLLIDARGTTWASPYGLTSLLTLGQAMKELNAPTPRLAVPDSHETRSYWTRIGFFHHAAEYFDLVGKVPKRPGEAPSDVLVPVTAIRAASDVHEVVGRIQEGATRILTSELKLEAKATMGFAMALSEACQNVVEHAGTGGWVAVQTYFWKRRLGRKVAVISVSDAGVGFRRSLESSEAKKVGDRWGDAAAIESALLHGVSRFRDAGRGQGLAGIKRYLVRWQGKILIRSGTARVSVRPEWDDDVPLAEHLAFFPGSQLQITIPAQEASAR; the protein is encoded by the coding sequence ATGATTCATGTCGTGCCGGTGCCGGCCAGTCTCGACGACCGAAGCCTCGACGCCTTGGCGCAGGCGCTTCCGAGTTGGCCCCCTCCCGCGGAGCGGCTACTCATCGATGCCCGGGGCACGACGTGGGCTTCCCCCTATGGGCTCACCTCGTTGCTGACCCTCGGCCAGGCCATGAAGGAGCTCAATGCGCCGACGCCGCGACTGGCGGTTCCCGACAGCCACGAAACCCGGAGCTACTGGACCCGGATCGGCTTCTTCCACCACGCCGCCGAGTATTTCGACCTCGTCGGCAAGGTCCCGAAGCGTCCGGGCGAAGCACCCTCGGACGTCTTGGTGCCGGTCACCGCCATTCGGGCCGCCTCCGACGTCCATGAGGTCGTGGGCCGAATCCAAGAAGGGGCCACCCGAATCCTGACCTCGGAGCTCAAGCTCGAGGCCAAAGCCACCATGGGGTTTGCCATGGCACTCTCGGAGGCCTGCCAGAATGTGGTCGAGCACGCCGGCACCGGCGGATGGGTGGCGGTCCAAACCTACTTTTGGAAGCGGCGGCTGGGCCGCAAAGTGGCGGTCATCTCGGTCAGCGATGCGGGCGTGGGGTTCCGCCGGTCGCTCGAGAGTTCCGAGGCCAAGAAGGTCGGCGACCGCTGGGGCGATGCGGCCGCCATCGAATCGGCGCTGCTCCACGGGGTGAGTCGGTTCCGGGATGCCGGTCGGGGCCAGGGCTTGGCGGGGATCAAGCGCTACCTCGTCCGCTGGCAAGGGAAGATCTTGATCCGAAGCGGGACGGCCCGGGTCTCGGTGCGCCCGGAGTGGGATGACGACGTGCCCCTCGCGGAGCACCTCGCGTTCTTCCCCGGCTCGCAATTGCAGATCACCATCCCGGCTCAGGAGGCCTCGGCCCGATGA
- a CDS encoding PLP-dependent transferase — protein MTTPRPGRSTIAVHGPLERRHPDEPVVQPVYQSTTYVNEIGANREVKYERYGNSPNQLAVAAKYAILEKAEAAVFLASGMAATAMAHLAVLRPGDHLIASRWIYGGTRRLFDEELDRFGIAVTYVEPTQPRAWRRAIRKTTRAIFFESPTNPVMRVVDPVPVASIAKEYGFALLVDSTFASPINFRPLEHGADVVITSATKSLNGHSDVTAGAVAGTQSVVDEVTRLSRLWGPCIDSHAAWLLDRGMKTLSLRVARQNTNGMAVATWAEGQPEIAEVRYPGLPSHPDHGIATRVLDGFGGMVGLVVRGGAGGAERFLRRLRLVTHAPSLAGVESLVSEPRITSHASLTPEQRAEQGIPDGFVRLSCGIEDTADIVDDLRQALEGL, from the coding sequence ATGACGACACCGCGCCCCGGTCGCTCCACGATTGCCGTGCATGGCCCGCTCGAACGGCGTCACCCCGATGAACCGGTGGTCCAACCGGTCTATCAGAGTACGACGTACGTGAACGAGATCGGCGCCAACCGCGAAGTGAAGTACGAGCGCTACGGCAACAGCCCGAACCAGCTCGCGGTTGCCGCCAAGTACGCGATCCTCGAGAAGGCCGAAGCGGCCGTCTTTCTCGCCAGCGGAATGGCGGCGACCGCGATGGCCCACTTGGCGGTCCTCCGTCCCGGCGACCACCTGATTGCCAGCCGGTGGATTTATGGCGGGACCCGGCGATTGTTCGACGAGGAGCTCGACCGATTCGGGATTGCCGTGACGTACGTCGAGCCGACCCAGCCGCGGGCCTGGCGCCGGGCCATTCGGAAAACGACCCGGGCCATCTTCTTCGAATCGCCGACCAATCCCGTGATGCGGGTGGTCGACCCGGTCCCGGTCGCTTCGATTGCCAAGGAGTATGGGTTTGCGCTGCTGGTCGACAGCACCTTTGCGTCACCGATCAATTTTCGTCCCCTGGAACACGGGGCGGATGTGGTCATCACCAGCGCCACCAAATCCCTCAACGGACACTCCGACGTCACGGCCGGTGCCGTTGCCGGCACCCAGTCGGTGGTCGATGAAGTCACCCGGCTCTCTCGCCTCTGGGGACCCTGCATTGACTCGCACGCCGCTTGGCTGCTCGACCGGGGCATGAAGACGCTCTCGCTCCGGGTGGCCCGGCAGAACACCAACGGGATGGCGGTGGCCACCTGGGCCGAGGGCCAGCCAGAGATCGCGGAGGTGCGCTACCCCGGGCTCCCGTCCCATCCGGATCACGGCATTGCCACCCGGGTCCTCGACGGATTCGGCGGCATGGTCGGACTCGTCGTTCGGGGTGGTGCCGGTGGAGCCGAGCGGTTTCTCCGCCGCCTTCGGCTCGTCACCCACGCCCCAAGCCTTGCCGGCGTGGAGAGCCTGGTGTCCGAGCCCCGGATCACGTCGCACGCCTCGCTGACGCCCGAGCAGCGGGCGGAACAAGGGATTCCGGACGGATTCGTCCGGCTGAGTTGCGGCATCGAGGACACCGCCGATATCGTCGACGACCTGCGCCAGGCGCTTGAAGGACTATGA
- the ftsE gene encoding cell division ATP-binding protein FtsE, with translation MIRFNHVSKTYPNGVVGLKDVSFQVPKGQFVFLTGHSGAGKSSILSLVLAEQKPTEGDVRVSGYQIAKLTTHEVPRLRRRLGIVFQDFRLLESHTVEENVAVALEVTGARRETIPNRVMRALTQVGLASKARAYPKELSGGEQQRVAVARALINDPHILIADEPTGNLDERATRGVFQLLQEINAGGTVVVMATHNMELVRGTGYRTIELRGGRIVFDSGVDEEGATR, from the coding sequence ATGATTCGATTCAACCACGTTTCAAAGACGTACCCGAATGGCGTCGTCGGCCTGAAGGATGTCTCGTTCCAGGTTCCGAAGGGCCAGTTCGTCTTTCTCACCGGTCATTCCGGCGCCGGGAAGTCCTCGATCCTCTCGCTGGTCCTAGCCGAGCAAAAGCCGACCGAAGGGGACGTTCGCGTTTCGGGCTACCAGATCGCGAAGCTGACGACCCACGAAGTTCCCAGGCTCCGACGCCGGCTCGGCATCGTCTTCCAGGATTTTCGACTCCTCGAGTCTCACACGGTCGAAGAGAACGTCGCCGTCGCCCTCGAGGTCACCGGCGCCCGCCGGGAAACGATTCCCAACCGCGTCATGCGGGCCCTGACCCAGGTTGGCTTGGCGTCGAAGGCCCGGGCCTATCCCAAAGAGTTGTCCGGCGGGGAGCAGCAGCGAGTGGCCGTTGCCCGCGCCCTCATCAACGATCCCCACATCCTGATCGCCGATGAACCGACCGGGAACTTGGACGAACGAGCGACGCGGGGGGTCTTTCAGCTCTTGCAGGAGATCAACGCCGGAGGAACGGTCGTGGTAATGGCGACGCACAACATGGAGTTGGTTCGCGGCACCGGATACCGCACCATCGAGTTGCGGGGCGGCCGGATCGTGTTCGATAGCGGCGTCGACGAGGAAGGAGCGACCCGGTGA
- a CDS encoding ABC transporter permease: protein MKHRTPIREAAMTFKRTPLLSGLSIASIGFSLFTIGLFALVAINFRKALATLAERVEVVAFVLRGTPTETISQAAQDISAFPEVLETRFVNADEALSRARRELVEFKEAYRDLQVNPLPGSLEVRLRPEFRDAEHARAVAERLRGFPFVEDVRYGRDWVERLDRLRNMATAVGAVIGLAFAAVAIVIIGVTIRITVLQRAKEISIMRLLGATNGYIRGPFLIEGAIKGVAGGLLAILMCWITFTLFKRTASDTGATLVFFGAFQMLMIVGFGTTIGLGGSVLSVGRHLRNV from the coding sequence GTGAAGCATCGCACCCCGATTCGCGAAGCGGCCATGACCTTTAAGCGAACCCCGCTCCTCTCCGGGCTCTCGATCGCGTCGATCGGTTTTTCGCTGTTCACCATCGGCCTTTTTGCCCTGGTGGCGATCAATTTCCGGAAAGCCCTGGCCACCCTGGCCGAACGGGTGGAGGTCGTGGCGTTCGTACTCCGGGGCACCCCGACCGAAACGATCAGCCAGGCGGCCCAGGACATTTCAGCCTTTCCCGAGGTCCTCGAGACCCGGTTCGTCAACGCGGACGAGGCGCTGTCGCGGGCCCGCCGCGAACTCGTGGAGTTCAAAGAGGCGTACCGCGATTTGCAAGTGAATCCGCTACCGGGGTCATTAGAAGTCCGGCTCCGGCCGGAATTCCGAGATGCCGAGCACGCCCGAGCCGTCGCGGAGCGGCTTCGGGGGTTCCCTTTCGTCGAGGACGTCCGGTACGGTCGAGATTGGGTCGAGCGGCTCGACCGCCTCCGCAACATGGCGACCGCCGTCGGGGCGGTCATCGGTTTGGCATTTGCCGCGGTCGCGATCGTAATCATCGGGGTCACGATCCGGATTACCGTGCTCCAAAGGGCCAAGGAAATTTCAATTATGCGGCTCCTGGGGGCGACCAACGGGTACATCCGGGGGCCGTTCTTGATCGAGGGCGCCATCAAGGGCGTGGCGGGTGGTCTCCTGGCCATCCTGATGTGCTGGATCACCTTCACCCTGTTCAAGCGCACCGCCTCGGACACCGGGGCCACTCTGGTCTTTTTCGGTGCCTTCCAGATGCTGATGATCGTCGGGTTCGGCACGACGATCGGGCTGGGGGGCAGCGTCTTGTCGGTCGGGAGACATCTCCGGAATGTCTAG